Proteins from a single region of Pelodiscus sinensis isolate JC-2024 chromosome 29, ASM4963464v1, whole genome shotgun sequence:
- the LOC102454897 gene encoding aquaporin-5-like, translating to MELPRVACRAWDVGLFKALLAEFLGTGLFLFTGLASIAPWTQAAENLGIATQNHSSGTGSEPNGATSSALPTAAATPRLGEVGTQAPCSLASPKLLQVSLAFGSSVALMSYCALPLSGGHLNPAVTVSLLVAGKVRPAWAGGYIVAQLLGGLTASALLYGLTPEHARGEIGINKLAPGVTLPQAFSIEAIVSFQLVLCVLATSGSRRDPSKGGHLLIGLSVMLGHLVAIRYTGCSMNPARSLGPALIAFEFANHWVFWVGPTTGGLAAAILNDMVLAPTGSGFRQWLTMLQEGPKGPCNLQSKAESTAQEMGLSETP from the exons ATGGAGCTGCCCCGGGTGGCCTGCAGGGCGTGGGACGTGGGGCTCTTCAAAGCTTTGCTGGCTGAGTTTCTGGGCACTGGGCTCTTTCTCTTCACCGGCTTGGCCTCCATCGCGCCGTGGACTCAGGCTGCAGAGAATCTGGGCATCGCTACACAGAATCACTCCTCCGGGACTGGCTCTGAGCCGAATGGGGCCACGTCCTCAGCCTTGCCCACTGCCGCTGCCACCCCCCGCCTGGGAGAGGTGGGAACGCAGGCGCCTTGCAGCTTGGCCTCCCCCAAGCTGCTCCAGGTGTCGCTGGCCTTCGGGAGCTCGGTGGCTCTCATGTCCTACTGCGCATTGCCCCTCAGCGGCGGCCATCTCAACCCGGCCGTGACCGTCTCCTTGCTGGTGGCTGGGAAAGTGAGGCCAGCCTGGGCCGGGGGCTACATTGTGGCCCAGCTGCTTGGGGGGCTCACTGCCTCAGCTCTCCTCTACGGGCTGACTCCCGAACACGCCCGGGGAGAGATAGGCATCAACAAG CTGGCTCCGGGGGTCACGCTGCCGCAGGCCTTCAGCATAGAGGCGATCGTCTCCTTCCAGCTGGTCCTCTGCGTCCTCGCCACCtctgggagcaggagagacccTTCCAAGGGCGGGCACCTGCTCATCGGGCTCTCCGTCATGCTGGGGCACTTGGTGGCC ATCCGTTACACTGGCTGCAGCATGAATCCTGCCCGGTCACTGGGCCCTGCTCTGATTGCTTTTGAATTTGCCAACCACTGG GTCTTCTGGGTGGGCCCAACTACTGGCGGTCTCGCTGCAGCCATTCTCAACGACATGGTGCTGGCCCCGACAGGCAGCGGCTTCCGCCAGTGGCTGACCATGCTGCAGGAGGGACCAAAGGGGCCATGCAACCTGCAGTCCAAGGCTGAGAGCACCGCCCAAGAGATGGGGCTGAGCGAGACACCCTGA